The following proteins come from a genomic window of Halorussus halophilus:
- a CDS encoding DUF7344 domain-containing protein — translation MSNYSNSNAHDSSKPRGESKQSTALGPPNGDSEGESWEMRRTVADERRQHLLRSLGEHDGPLSVTELAELVAGFRTSDDRECPTPVAIERERTRLCRVDLPQLHDAGYVVYDADESEVSLPESPNREFTSVQADDD, via the coding sequence ATGTCCAACTACTCTAACTCTAACGCGCACGACTCGTCGAAGCCGAGAGGCGAGTCCAAGCAATCGACTGCCCTCGGTCCTCCGAACGGGGACTCCGAAGGAGAGTCGTGGGAGATGCGTCGAACGGTCGCCGACGAACGCCGCCAGCACCTCCTTCGATCGCTCGGCGAACACGACGGACCACTCTCGGTCACCGAACTCGCCGAACTCGTCGCCGGATTCAGAACGTCGGACGACCGCGAGTGTCCGACTCCCGTCGCCATCGAGCGCGAACGAACCCGCCTCTGTCGCGTGGACCTCCCGCAACTCCACGACGCCGGATACGTCGTCTACGACGCCGACGAATCGGAGGTTTCGCTTCCCGAGTCGCCGAACCGAGAGTTCACGTCTGTTCAGGCCGACGACGACTGA
- a CDS encoding HAD family hydrolase: MSYDAVLFDCDGVIVEMPDRAAMTDAMRRVQQRFGLSVPPENVVADFFRGNLSAITERCREAGIERDSFCAEAAREAVSAQLTEIRSGLRSRYEDVAAIRDLNLPLGVVSDNHPRVLSFLLRQFDLTGLFQTVRGCPFTPAGLERRKPDPSNVEAAMETLDAETALYVGDREVDVLAAENAGIDSALVRREDASEQGFDVSPTYELDSLWDLPATV, encoded by the coding sequence ATGAGCTACGACGCGGTGTTGTTCGACTGTGACGGTGTCATCGTCGAGATGCCCGACCGAGCAGCCATGACGGACGCGATGCGGCGCGTCCAACAGCGATTCGGACTCTCCGTCCCGCCGGAGAACGTCGTCGCCGACTTTTTCAGAGGCAATCTCTCGGCTATCACCGAACGCTGTCGAGAGGCGGGAATTGAGCGCGATTCGTTCTGTGCGGAGGCAGCACGGGAAGCCGTGAGCGCACAACTGACCGAGATTCGTTCGGGTCTCCGTTCGCGGTACGAAGATGTCGCGGCGATTCGGGACCTAAACTTGCCGCTCGGCGTCGTCAGCGACAATCACCCGCGCGTCCTTTCGTTCCTCCTGCGCCAGTTCGACCTGACGGGACTGTTCCAAACGGTGCGCGGTTGTCCGTTCACCCCTGCGGGACTCGAACGCCGCAAGCCGGACCCCAGCAACGTCGAAGCCGCGATGGAAACGCTCGATGCCGAGACCGCCCTCTACGTCGGCGACCGCGAGGTAGACGTGCTCGCCGCGGAGAACGCCGGAATCGACTCTGCGCTGGTTCGACGTGAGGACGCGAGCGAACAGGGATTCGACGTGTCCCCGACCTACGAACTCGACTCGCTGTGGGACCTCCCGGCGACGGTTTGA
- a CDS encoding ribose-phosphate diphosphokinase, which produces MIVSGSASQVLAAELAAELDEPLASVEYERFPDGEVMASAPGFEDDRAIVVGSTVSSDAHLELLQLQDAVREWGAEEVVTILPYMGYARQDQAFETGQPVSARAVARALSPGTDRVMTVNPHEEAVCDFFDVPAESVDGAGRLAEPLPDDLHDPVFLSPDSGAIDIAETVKTSYGTGTADYFEKVRHSSTEVELTPSDTDVSGRDVVVTDDIIATGSTMSGAVEILHEREASRVFVTCVHPMLAADAYTKLSRAGVETVYGTDTIERAVSEVSVAPKLADAL; this is translated from the coding sequence ATGATCGTGAGCGGGTCAGCCTCGCAGGTGCTGGCGGCCGAACTCGCCGCCGAGTTGGACGAACCGTTGGCGAGCGTAGAGTACGAGCGGTTCCCTGACGGCGAGGTGATGGCGAGCGCCCCCGGATTCGAGGACGACCGGGCTATCGTCGTCGGTTCGACCGTCTCCTCGGACGCCCACCTCGAACTGCTCCAGTTACAGGACGCCGTGCGCGAGTGGGGTGCCGAGGAAGTCGTCACCATCCTGCCGTACATGGGCTACGCGCGCCAAGACCAGGCCTTCGAGACCGGCCAACCAGTCTCCGCGAGAGCGGTTGCCCGCGCGCTCTCCCCCGGTACCGACCGCGTGATGACGGTCAACCCTCACGAAGAGGCAGTCTGTGACTTCTTCGACGTGCCCGCCGAGTCCGTAGACGGGGCCGGACGACTCGCCGAACCGCTCCCCGACGACCTGCACGACCCCGTGTTCCTCTCGCCCGATTCGGGCGCTATCGACATCGCTGAAACCGTCAAAACGTCCTACGGCACCGGCACCGCCGACTACTTCGAGAAGGTACGCCACTCCAGTACCGAAGTGGAGTTGACGCCGAGCGACACCGACGTGTCGGGACGCGACGTGGTCGTCACGGACGACATCATCGCTACCGGGTCCACGATGTCGGGTGCGGTCGAAATCCTCCACGAACGCGAGGCGAGTCGCGTCTTCGTCACCTGCGTCCATCCCATGCTCGCCGCCGACGCCTACACGAAACTCTCGCGGGCAGGCGTCGAGACTGTGTACGGCACCGACACTATCGAGCGCGCCGTCAGCGAGGTGTCGGTCGCGCCGAAATTAGCAGACGCGCTCTGA
- a CDS encoding DUF7118 family protein, translating to MSRNTGTTTTNAGDPTGELEVAATEVTETERRVSEYGEETVEEVADAYEQAIKLLDSYEGRATGTGDFEAYLEFQGQFADLVESLADDLPEREAFEAAEERIDKRRLSERDFERARTDLEGAADIAALLDERREARAQYREARRDVTTDLVETRERIESHENLLELGDADLQAPTENLREPIESYDEAVSTAFSTFKKDASAREVLDFVEATEEYPLVEFRQPPEALVSYVESREAGTKPIPELVEFSRYSNSKLDHYVEDPAALKRAVATNETYLERLDSHPLEVEWPPREGAELRWRADELIAVVAKFAPEDVVAKLREVRDLTRDEAEFGRLRTAARAEAELASEEREKLANGQVERELEQLRERKEQLESALEEYPERSQ from the coding sequence ATGAGCAGGAACACCGGAACGACGACGACGAACGCAGGCGACCCGACCGGCGAACTCGAAGTCGCCGCCACAGAAGTAACCGAAACTGAGCGACGAGTCTCGGAGTATGGGGAGGAGACCGTCGAGGAAGTCGCCGACGCCTACGAGCAAGCAATCAAACTGCTCGACAGCTACGAGGGCCGTGCCACAGGCACGGGCGACTTCGAAGCGTACCTCGAGTTTCAGGGGCAGTTCGCGGACCTCGTGGAGAGTCTGGCCGACGACTTGCCAGAGCGCGAGGCGTTCGAGGCCGCCGAAGAGCGCATCGACAAACGCAGACTCAGCGAACGCGACTTCGAGCGCGCTCGTACCGACCTCGAAGGAGCCGCAGACATCGCAGCGTTGCTGGACGAGCGCCGCGAAGCGAGAGCGCAGTATCGCGAAGCCCGACGCGACGTGACGACGGACCTCGTGGAGACGCGAGAGCGAATCGAGTCCCACGAAAATCTGCTCGAACTCGGCGACGCAGACCTCCAAGCCCCAACCGAAAACCTCCGCGAGCCTATCGAATCCTACGACGAGGCGGTGAGTACGGCGTTTTCCACGTTCAAGAAAGACGCGAGCGCCCGCGAAGTACTCGACTTCGTCGAAGCGACCGAGGAGTATCCGCTCGTGGAGTTTCGCCAGCCACCCGAGGCTCTCGTTTCGTACGTCGAGTCGCGCGAAGCAGGCACCAAACCGATTCCAGAACTGGTAGAGTTCTCTCGGTACTCCAACTCGAAGTTGGACCACTACGTCGAGGACCCCGCCGCGCTCAAGCGTGCCGTGGCGACCAACGAGACGTATCTCGAACGATTGGATAGCCACCCGCTCGAAGTGGAGTGGCCCCCTAGAGAAGGGGCAGAACTGCGCTGGCGCGCCGACGAGTTGATTGCGGTCGTGGCGAAGTTCGCGCCGGAAGACGTGGTCGCGAAGTTGCGCGAGGTGCGAGACCTGACCCGAGACGAAGCGGAGTTCGGGCGCCTTCGGACCGCGGCGCGTGCCGAAGCAGAACTGGCGAGCGAAGAGCGCGAGAAACTGGCGAACGGACAGGTGGAGCGGGAACTAGAGCAGTTGCGCGAGCGGAAAGAGCAGTTGGAATCTGCGCTGGAAGAGTACCCCGAGCGGTCGCAGTAA
- the hisI gene encoding phosphoribosyl-AMP cyclohydrolase, with protein MSDALSPEVDLDFGERGRIPAIAQDAESGEVLMLAYVTPEAVRKTRETGLAHYYSRSREELWQKGGTSGHVQHVREVRVDCDGDTLLYLVDQEGGACHTGYETCFYRNIDGEEVAEKAFDPNDVYE; from the coding sequence ATGAGCGACGCCCTGTCCCCCGAGGTTGACCTCGACTTTGGCGAGCGCGGCCGCATCCCGGCAATCGCACAAGACGCCGAGAGCGGCGAGGTGCTGATGCTCGCCTACGTCACGCCCGAGGCAGTCCGAAAGACGCGCGAGACCGGTCTCGCACACTACTACTCGCGGAGTCGCGAGGAACTGTGGCAGAAAGGCGGGACGAGCGGGCACGTCCAGCACGTCCGGGAGGTCCGGGTAGACTGCGACGGCGACACGTTACTCTATCTGGTGGACCAAGAGGGCGGAGCCTGCCACACGGGCTACGAGACCTGCTTCTACCGAAACATCGACGGCGAAGAGGTCGCAGAGAAAGCCTTCGACCCCAACGACGTGTACGAGTAG
- a CDS encoding HVO_0234 family beta-propeller protein translates to MVSIEEKRVYRGTGNSTPVYVAGDFGVAGVETSDDLVGEFGLEHQCTARDVAGRNGRVAVATDEETLVYGTEGFEPLEVGASTAVGFDGEDLLVAREDGAVFREDGGGWRQLGRLEDVRAIDGPLLAAESGVYRAQARDLDHVGLADARDVSTEGVPLAATADGLYTLGNGWMEVLEGEFVAVSATENTGKLGRAHAAGEDGLFGYDDEWHSVEIPTEGSVVTLAHGDDVYESSTEGDSEDVVRHDAVYAATEDGDFLLSVGDGWRKQVLGLPGVKAIATP, encoded by the coding sequence ATGGTCAGCATCGAAGAGAAGCGAGTCTACCGGGGGACGGGGAACTCTACTCCGGTGTACGTCGCTGGCGACTTCGGAGTCGCCGGGGTGGAAACCTCCGACGACCTCGTGGGCGAGTTCGGGTTGGAACACCAGTGTACGGCCCGCGACGTAGCTGGGCGGAACGGCCGCGTCGCGGTGGCCACCGACGAGGAGACGCTGGTGTACGGCACGGAGGGCTTCGAACCGCTGGAAGTCGGTGCCTCGACTGCGGTCGGCTTCGACGGCGAGGACCTGCTCGTGGCTCGTGAGGACGGCGCGGTCTTCCGGGAGGACGGCGGAGGGTGGCGACAACTTGGCCGATTGGAGGACGTGCGCGCAATCGACGGCCCCCTGCTCGCGGCAGAGTCGGGCGTCTATCGGGCCCAAGCGCGAGATTTAGACCACGTCGGCTTGGCCGACGCGCGGGACGTGTCCACTGAGGGCGTTCCGCTGGCCGCGACGGCAGACGGTCTCTACACGCTCGGCAACGGCTGGATGGAGGTACTGGAAGGGGAGTTCGTCGCGGTCAGTGCGACCGAGAACACGGGGAAACTCGGTCGGGCACACGCCGCAGGCGAGGACGGCCTGTTCGGCTACGACGACGAGTGGCACTCCGTGGAGATACCGACCGAAGGGAGCGTCGTCACGCTGGCCCACGGCGACGACGTATACGAGAGCTCGACAGAGGGCGATTCGGAAGACGTGGTGAGACACGACGCGGTGTACGCCGCGACTGAGGATGGTGATTTTCTGTTGTCGGTCGGCGATGGGTGGCGCAAGCAGGTGTTGGGGTTGCCGGGCGTGAAAGCAATTGCGACGCCTTGA
- a CDS encoding HalOD1 output domain-containing protein — translation MPENSSNPAIRVGDCRSDQRASTRVALALADVRDEDVTSIRLHDHIDPDALDLLFAPRHDGSERDNGRVSFDVDGYHVTIRSSGLYTIEPPR, via the coding sequence TTGCCAGAAAATTCCAGTAATCCGGCGATTCGCGTCGGAGACTGTCGTTCCGACCAGCGGGCGAGTACGCGCGTCGCGCTGGCGTTAGCCGACGTTCGTGACGAAGACGTGACGTCGATACGACTCCACGACCACATCGACCCCGACGCACTCGACTTGTTGTTCGCACCTCGCCACGACGGCAGCGAACGCGACAACGGCCGCGTCTCCTTCGACGTAGACGGCTACCACGTCACGATTCGGAGCAGCGGACTGTACACCATCGAACCACCGCGGTAG
- the glmM gene encoding phosphoglucosamine mutase, translating into MKVFGSSGTRGVANEELTPQFVLKVAEAAGTVWRADRVAVARDTRATGQMLADAAASGLASVGANVDRLGVIPTPGAQAYAERESVPVVMITASHNPPEYNGVKLVGADGIELAVADLERIEQKFLAEKFEKVRWSETGTSREIESARREYVDSLLDSANREKIADTDLTVALDPGHGAGSLTSPEFFRKLGCRVVTTNSQPDGHFPGRNPEPVPENLEDLGALVTAADADVGIAHDGDADRAIFYDENGEYIEGDATLAALAAAELDPGDSVVSAVNVSQRLVDVADDREAYLELTPIGSTNIITRIEDLQKKDRHVPVAGEGNGGIFFPDYRLSRDGAFTAARFLELLADQPASEVVAPYDGYHNVRINIEYSGDAEREALLEAAEEAADETDADLTTLDGYRFDYGDAWVLTRPSGTEPMVRIYAEARGESRAIELAEEMEERLRAAKAEA; encoded by the coding sequence ATGAAGGTATTCGGGTCGAGCGGCACGCGCGGGGTGGCCAACGAGGAACTGACACCCCAGTTCGTGCTGAAGGTCGCTGAGGCCGCGGGGACGGTCTGGCGGGCCGACCGGGTCGCGGTCGCTCGGGACACCCGTGCGACGGGCCAGATGCTCGCCGACGCGGCCGCCAGCGGTCTCGCCAGCGTCGGCGCGAACGTCGATAGACTCGGCGTCATCCCGACGCCCGGCGCACAGGCGTACGCCGAACGCGAGTCGGTGCCGGTCGTCATGATTACGGCGAGTCACAACCCGCCGGAGTACAACGGCGTGAAACTCGTCGGCGCGGACGGCATCGAACTCGCCGTCGCGGACTTAGAGCGCATCGAACAGAAGTTCCTCGCCGAGAAGTTCGAGAAAGTCCGCTGGAGCGAGACGGGCACCAGCAGAGAGATCGAGAGCGCCCGGCGGGAGTACGTCGATTCGCTGCTCGACAGCGCCAACCGCGAGAAAATCGCCGACACCGACCTCACCGTCGCGCTGGACCCCGGCCACGGTGCGGGGTCGCTCACCTCGCCGGAGTTCTTCCGGAAACTCGGCTGTCGCGTCGTCACCACCAACAGCCAGCCGGACGGTCACTTCCCCGGTCGGAACCCCGAACCGGTCCCGGAGAATCTCGAAGACCTCGGCGCACTCGTTACTGCCGCGGACGCCGACGTGGGCATCGCTCACGACGGCGACGCCGACCGGGCCATCTTCTACGACGAGAACGGCGAGTACATCGAGGGAGACGCGACGCTCGCGGCGCTCGCCGCCGCGGAACTCGACCCCGGCGACTCGGTCGTCTCGGCGGTCAACGTCTCCCAGCGACTCGTGGACGTGGCCGACGACCGCGAGGCGTACCTCGAACTCACGCCCATCGGTTCGACCAACATCATCACCCGAATCGAAGACCTCCAGAAGAAAGACCGCCACGTCCCGGTCGCCGGTGAGGGAAACGGCGGCATCTTCTTCCCCGACTACCGACTCTCGCGGGACGGCGCGTTCACCGCCGCACGATTCCTCGAACTGCTGGCCGACCAGCCAGCGAGCGAAGTCGTCGCGCCCTACGACGGCTACCACAACGTCCGCATCAACATCGAGTACAGCGGCGACGCGGAACGCGAAGCCCTCCTCGAAGCGGCCGAGGAGGCCGCTGACGAGACCGACGCCGACTTGACCACGCTCGACGGCTACCGCTTCGACTACGGCGACGCGTGGGTGCTGACCCGACCGAGCGGCACCGAGCCGATGGTCCGAATCTACGCCGAGGCCCGGGGGGAGTCTCGGGCCATCGAACTCGCAGAAGAGATGGAGGAAAGACTGCGGGCGGCGAAGGCCGAAGCCTGA
- the ileS gene encoding isoleucine--tRNA ligase, translating to MSRFGEVDDQYEPDAVEDRVFDYWDEVDAYEKAKNHRADGEDFFFVDGPPYTSGAAHMGTTWNKTLKDAYIRYLRMQGYNVTDRPGYDMHGLPIETKVEEELGFENKKDIQEFGEENFIDECKEFAEDQLVGLQEDFKSFGVWMDWDDPYKTVNPEYMEAAWWGFQQAHEKGLVEQGQRSISQCPRCETAIANNEVEYEDVEDPSIYVKFPLKDREGSLVIWTTTPWTIPANTFVAVDGEMTYQEVRAEKGGQEETLYVAEECVEGVLKAGRYDDYEVGETFTGEEMVGWEYDHPLDEEVPDHASGEGTLQVYTADYVEADRTGLVHSAPGHGEEDFERGKELGLDIFCPVGGDGVYTAEGGKYEGQFVKDADEELIADLEAKGLMLRSDTVTHSYGHCWRCDTGILQIVTDQWFITITDIKDELLANIEDSEWHPEWARDNRFRDFVEDAPDWNVSRQRYWGIPIPIWTPEDWDGGMDDVKVVGTREELAEMVDQDVDPDEVDIHKPTVDDLTITEDGTTYTRVADVFDVWLDSSVASWGTLDFPEEQEAFEELWPADLIMEAHDQTRGWFWSQLGMGSAAVGKVPYKDVLMHGWALAEDGRKMSKSIGNIVSPGEAIERHGADPMRTFLLHQNPQGDDMRFSWDEMQNMQRDLNILWNVFRFPLPYMRLDEFDPEETTLESVSADLELVDEWVLSRLQTVKAEMTDHWEDYRQDKALSALLDFVVEDVSRFYIQVVRERMWEEEDSASKQAAYATFYAVLSDLVALFAPYAPFVAEDVYQNLTGDAGYDTVHMRDWPEVDEQFRDEQLETDVTLLRAIEEAGSNARQQAERKLRWPVTRVVVNADDERVVEAVERHSHLLADRLNARNVELVAPGENWGELHYSAEADMSLLGPEFGDDAGRVMQALNAAEVESMDLDALEEAVEAETGMDVDLTDEMVEFVTQTPEGVTGVSFDTDGDNRGVVYIDTALTEDIESEGYAREVIRRVQEMRKEMDLDIEERVRLELDIADERVESLVDERLDLVKEEVRADEVGAVEDGLRKEWDVEGVEMTIAVAPLAEVQA from the coding sequence ATGAGCAGGTTCGGCGAAGTAGACGACCAGTACGAACCGGACGCGGTCGAGGACCGCGTGTTCGACTACTGGGACGAGGTAGACGCCTACGAGAAGGCCAAGAACCACCGCGCCGACGGCGAGGACTTTTTCTTCGTGGACGGTCCGCCGTACACGAGCGGCGCGGCCCACATGGGCACGACGTGGAACAAGACCCTGAAAGACGCCTACATCCGCTACCTTCGGATGCAGGGCTACAACGTGACCGACCGGCCGGGTTACGACATGCACGGTCTGCCCATCGAGACGAAAGTCGAGGAGGAACTCGGCTTCGAGAACAAGAAGGACATCCAGGAGTTCGGCGAGGAGAATTTCATCGACGAGTGCAAGGAGTTCGCCGAGGACCAACTCGTCGGCCTCCAAGAAGACTTCAAGTCCTTCGGCGTCTGGATGGACTGGGACGACCCGTACAAGACGGTCAACCCCGAGTACATGGAGGCCGCGTGGTGGGGATTCCAGCAGGCCCACGAGAAAGGTCTCGTGGAGCAGGGCCAACGCTCCATCAGTCAGTGCCCGCGCTGTGAGACGGCCATCGCCAACAACGAAGTCGAGTACGAGGACGTAGAGGACCCGTCCATCTACGTGAAATTCCCCCTCAAGGACCGCGAGGGCTCCCTCGTCATCTGGACGACTACGCCGTGGACCATCCCCGCCAACACCTTCGTCGCGGTGGACGGCGAGATGACCTATCAGGAAGTCCGCGCCGAGAAAGGCGGCCAAGAAGAGACGCTCTACGTCGCCGAGGAGTGCGTCGAGGGCGTCCTGAAGGCGGGTCGCTACGACGACTACGAAGTCGGCGAGACGTTCACCGGCGAAGAGATGGTCGGTTGGGAGTACGACCACCCCCTCGACGAGGAGGTCCCCGACCACGCCAGCGGCGAGGGCACCTTGCAGGTGTACACCGCCGACTACGTGGAAGCAGACCGTACGGGACTCGTCCACTCCGCGCCGGGTCACGGTGAGGAGGACTTCGAGCGCGGCAAAGAACTCGGCTTGGACATCTTCTGTCCGGTCGGCGGCGACGGCGTCTACACCGCGGAAGGCGGCAAGTACGAAGGCCAGTTCGTCAAGGACGCCGACGAGGAACTCATCGCCGATTTGGAAGCGAAGGGCCTGATGCTCCGCTCGGACACGGTGACACACAGCTACGGCCACTGCTGGCGCTGTGACACCGGCATCCTGCAAATAGTCACCGACCAGTGGTTCATCACCATCACCGACATCAAAGACGAACTGCTCGCCAACATCGAGGACAGCGAGTGGCATCCCGAGTGGGCGCGCGACAACCGCTTCCGCGACTTCGTGGAAGACGCGCCCGACTGGAACGTCTCGCGCCAGCGATACTGGGGCATCCCAATCCCCATCTGGACGCCCGAGGACTGGGACGGCGGCATGGACGACGTGAAGGTCGTCGGCACCCGCGAAGAACTCGCGGAGATGGTGGACCAAGACGTGGACCCCGACGAGGTGGACATCCACAAGCCGACCGTGGACGACCTCACCATCACCGAGGACGGTACGACCTACACACGCGTCGCCGACGTGTTCGACGTGTGGCTGGACTCCTCCGTGGCGTCGTGGGGCACCCTCGACTTCCCCGAGGAACAGGAGGCGTTCGAGGAATTGTGGCCCGCCGACCTCATCATGGAGGCCCACGACCAGACCCGCGGTTGGTTCTGGTCGCAACTCGGCATGGGGAGCGCCGCCGTCGGAAAAGTGCCGTACAAGGACGTGCTGATGCACGGGTGGGCGCTCGCCGAGGACGGCCGCAAGATGTCCAAGTCCATCGGAAACATCGTCTCGCCCGGCGAGGCCATCGAGCGCCACGGCGCGGACCCGATGCGCACGTTCCTGCTCCACCAGAATCCGCAGGGCGACGACATGCGGTTCTCGTGGGACGAGATGCAGAACATGCAACGGGACCTGAACATCCTCTGGAACGTGTTCCGGTTCCCGCTCCCGTACATGCGTCTGGACGAGTTCGACCCCGAGGAGACGACCTTGGAGTCTGTCTCCGCGGACCTCGAACTCGTGGACGAGTGGGTCCTCTCGCGACTCCAGACGGTGAAGGCCGAGATGACCGACCACTGGGAGGACTACCGCCAAGACAAGGCACTCTCCGCACTGCTCGACTTCGTGGTCGAGGACGTGTCGCGGTTCTACATCCAAGTGGTCCGCGAGCGCATGTGGGAGGAAGAGGACAGCGCGAGCAAGCAGGCCGCGTACGCGACGTTCTACGCGGTGCTGTCGGACCTCGTCGCCCTGTTCGCGCCCTACGCGCCGTTCGTCGCCGAGGACGTGTACCAGAACCTCACTGGTGACGCGGGCTACGACACGGTCCACATGCGCGACTGGCCCGAGGTTGACGAGCAGTTCCGCGACGAGCAACTCGAAACCGACGTGACGCTCCTGCGCGCCATCGAAGAGGCGGGTTCGAACGCCCGCCAGCAGGCCGAGCGCAAACTCCGCTGGCCCGTGACGCGAGTCGTCGTCAACGCCGACGACGAGCGTGTCGTCGAAGCAGTCGAACGTCACAGTCACCTGCTGGCCGACCGACTGAACGCTCGGAACGTCGAACTCGTCGCGCCCGGCGAGAACTGGGGCGAACTCCACTACAGCGCGGAGGCCGACATGAGCCTCCTCGGCCCGGAGTTCGGCGACGACGCAGGACGAGTCATGCAGGCGCTCAACGCCGCCGAAGTCGAGTCGATGGACCTCGACGCACTCGAAGAAGCGGTCGAAGCTGAGACCGGCATGGACGTTGACCTCACGGACGAGATGGTCGAGTTCGTCACCCAGACGCCCGAGGGCGTCACCGGCGTGTCGTTCGACACGGACGGCGACAACCGCGGCGTCGTCTACATCGACACGGCACTCACCGAGGACATCGAGAGTGAGGGCTACGCCCGAGAGGTCATCCGACGTGTCCAAGAGATGCGCAAGGAGATGGACCTCGATATCGAGGAACGCGTGCGCCTCGAACTCGACATCGCCGACGAGCGCGTCGAGTCGCTCGTGGACGAGCGACTCGACCTCGTGAAAGAGGAAGTCCGCGCCGACGAGGTCGGCGCGGTCGAAGACGGCCTCCGCAAGGAGTGGGACGTGGAGGGCGTCGAGATGACCATTGCGGTCGCGCCGCTGGCGGAAGTGCAGGCGTAA
- a CDS encoding DUF7344 domain-containing protein, with amino-acid sequence MTNCKGELDASIPTDAEPPLPVDTLFDVLSDWRRRRVLWRLDTEDDPVALADLAALLVACSNSTLDSDAARVSLHHSILPRLAAEGLVTYDRNAGQVVLSDLGAQLRPYVAHARKLDPNASD; translated from the coding sequence ATGACGAACTGCAAGGGGGAACTGGACGCTTCGATTCCGACCGACGCCGAACCGCCGCTTCCGGTCGATACGCTCTTCGACGTGTTGTCGGATTGGCGACGCCGTCGCGTCTTGTGGCGACTCGATACCGAGGACGACCCTGTCGCACTCGCCGACCTCGCAGCACTGCTCGTTGCCTGTTCGAACTCGACGCTCGATTCGGACGCGGCGCGGGTGTCGCTTCACCACTCGATTCTGCCGCGACTCGCTGCCGAAGGACTGGTCACCTACGACAGAAACGCTGGGCAGGTTGTACTCTCCGATCTAGGGGCACAGTTGCGGCCGTACGTCGCGCACGCGAGGAAGTTAGACCCGAACGCCAGTGATTGA
- a CDS encoding TrmB family transcriptional regulator, which translates to MSDEAQITVVELLQQLGLKEYEAKVFAALARSSNSTAREISELADVPRTRVYDAGEQLASRGLVEVRHSNPKRYRAIPIGDAVEILRSRYDARFEQLATALTELETNSESASDSTDGVWSLSGVTTIAEITEQMVEDAQREVLAVLGSTADQQELLDALGAASDRGVTVYLGLLTDDEDERDRAFSAVPDAKTPPLLEDWLNDSESTDDKRISQLIVADREQLLLSAVREQNGDTVQNAIHSKGFGNGLLVVVRRLLENGLPE; encoded by the coding sequence ATGAGCGACGAAGCACAAATTACCGTAGTCGAATTGTTGCAGCAACTAGGACTGAAAGAATACGAAGCGAAAGTGTTTGCGGCACTCGCCCGCTCCTCGAATAGCACTGCCCGAGAAATAAGCGAACTCGCGGACGTACCGCGAACCCGCGTCTACGACGCTGGCGAACAGCTGGCGTCTCGCGGTCTGGTCGAGGTTCGTCACTCGAATCCGAAGCGATACCGAGCGATTCCAATCGGCGACGCCGTCGAGATACTCCGCAGTCGGTACGACGCGCGCTTCGAGCAGTTGGCGACCGCACTGACGGAACTGGAGACGAACTCCGAGTCCGCTTCGGACTCGACTGACGGCGTCTGGTCGCTGTCGGGTGTGACGACTATCGCCGAAATCACCGAACAGATGGTCGAAGACGCCCAGCGTGAAGTGTTGGCCGTCCTCGGTTCGACTGCCGACCAGCAGGAACTACTGGACGCGCTCGGTGCGGCGTCCGACCGCGGCGTGACCGTCTACCTCGGCTTGTTGACCGACGACGAGGACGAGCGAGACCGGGCGTTCTCGGCAGTCCCGGACGCCAAGACCCCGCCGCTGTTGGAAGACTGGTTGAACGATTCGGAAAGTACGGACGACAAACGAATCAGTCAACTCATCGTCGCCGACCGAGAGCAACTGCTTCTCAGTGCAGTTCGCGAGCAAAACGGCGACACCGTCCAGAATGCGATTCACTCGAAGGGGTTCGGCAACGGCCTGCTGGTCGTCGTTCGACGACTGCTCGAAAACGGACTCCCCGAGTAG